The genomic region GCGCAATCCAGATGTCCTCTTGCTTCTCCCGCTGCTTGCGCGTCCCCATCGACATGCGCGACATTCTACGAACTATGCCTGTGGATACTTCAGTACTTTCCGCTCACGAATCCAGACTTGCACCACGGGCTGCTAGGGTCGCGAGCAACGATTCGCGCTCAGCTAATATCTTCTGATAGTCCGCCATTGCCCGTTGGCGTAAATCGCTAAGCGGCTGGGAAAAAGACACCTTCGATCTCACGGTACGTTCGAGTATTAGGCCCAGTGCTGTTTTTCGCGCCTCGAGTTGCTCTGCGGTGGCATCCTTGACGGCGGGAACGAATATCCATTGAACGTATTTCTCAAGAAGGTTCTTACCTTTCGAAATTCCGTAGAACTGGTCTTCGCTGGGCACCAGCTCGCATTCATCTGGATGCACCGTTTCATAGTCATGTAGAGCATCGAGCATGACCTGCTTAGTGCCGGGGGCTGGCAACGAGGTGTGCTTTGCACGGATCGCCGCGTAATGTTTTTTTAGTTCTTCGACCTTGGCACCATCTCCCTCAGCGATGAAAAACCCAGCGAAATCCTTGATGACGAGTCTTTGACCGAACTGCTTCACATCGGCACACCGGGTGCTGGAGTTCCATTGTGCTTTCGCAGAAACAATCAGCTTGCCTTGGCGGTAATACGCTGCGAAATCCTTCTGTGCGTCGGGCCCGAGGTCAGCAAAAGTAACAGTGATGATGATCGGAGATGAGACATCGCGGTTGTGGAAGTCTTCTTCATCGAGGAGGACCAAGTTCGTCACGGCGTCCATGGAATAGCGGTAGAAAACGTTGAGAGCAGTCAGTACCGTGGACTTGCCGCCGCCATTGGGCCCAAGTAGGGCCGTGTAAGGGTTGAAATAAACTGTCTCGTCTTTAAACGCACGAAAATTTTCGATTCGGACACTCTCGATTCGCAATTTCCCTCCTCGCCACCAGCAACAGTGAAAGGCGCGGTTCTGGGGCCACCTGTTGGGTCAGATAGATGGGGGGAGGCCCCGAATGCCGAACAAATCATTATTCGCAAACCCATACTTTTCCTGAAAGCATAA from Terriglobia bacterium harbors:
- a CDS encoding ATP-binding protein: MRIESVRIENFRAFKDETVYFNPYTALLGPNGGGKSTVLTALNVFYRYSMDAVTNLVLLDEEDFHNRDVSSPIIITVTFADLGPDAQKDFAAYYRQGKLIVSAKAQWNSSTRCADVKQFGQRLVIKDFAGFFIAEGDGAKVEELKKHYAAIRAKHTSLPAPGTKQVMLDALHDYETVHPDECELVPSEDQFYGISKGKNLLEKYVQWIFVPAVKDATAEQLEARKTALGLILERTVRSKVSFSQPLSDLRQRAMADYQKILAERESLLATLAARGASLDS